A genomic window from Camelina sativa cultivar DH55 chromosome 2, Cs, whole genome shotgun sequence includes:
- the LOC104726446 gene encoding CDGSH iron-sulfur domain-containing protein NEET-like, translating into MAILANTFGMGVSYAGQVPFRRVTAGEVGCKQQRMVVVRAEGGGGGGINPEIRKNEEKVVDSVVVTELSKNITPYCRCWRSGTFPLCDGSHVKHNKANGDNVGPLLLKKQ; encoded by the exons ATGGCTATACTCGCAAACACGTTCGGCATGGGGGTGAGTTACGCCGGACAGGTTCCATTTAGGCGAGTCACCGCCGGAGAGGTGGGATGTAAGCAGCagaggatggtggtggtgagagcagaaggaggcggaggaggaggaatcaaTCCGGAGATCAGAAAGAACGAAGAGAAGGTTGTTGACTCCGTTGTCGTCACCGAGCTTTCCAAGAACATAACTCCCTATTGCAG GTGTTGGAGGTCTGGGACGTTTCCATTGTGTGATGGGAGTCATGTGAAGCACAACAAAGCTAATGGAGATAATGTTGGTCCTCTTCTTCTCAAGAAACAatag
- the LOC104726430 gene encoding K(+) efflux antiporter 5 isoform X2 has product MARFAVIGLTFLLLLGTSLSARSDEETRERFYGNLVNSTAPGNGEGSIAKMFDRVLEKEFSENDSPEGSDGASFNSSVADQQAEIETVAKVTHEKGKRNDTQENNGTRPFQLQDVFSLENEDSDDMTLIDKKNNVFVMSNKKSKYPILQVDLRLISDLVVIIVFAAIGGIVFSCLGQPVIVGYLLAGSIIGPGGLKFISEMVQVETVAQFGVVFLLFALGLEFSMTKLKVVGPVAILGGLLQIVLLMFLCGVTALLCGARLSEGIFVGAFLSMSSTAVVVKFLVERNSTSSLHGQVTIGILIFQDCVVGLLFALLPVLGGNSGLLQGIISMGKLLLILSLYLTVASLLTWSFVPRFLKLMIQLSSQTNELYQLAAVAFCLLSAWCSDKLGLSLELGSFVAGVMLSTTEFAQHTLEQVEPIRNLFAALFLSSIGMLINVHFLWNHVDILLASVILVIVIKTAIAAVVVKAFRYNMRISFHVGVLLAQIGEFAFVLLSRASNLHVIEGKMYLLLLGTTALSLVTTPLLFKLIPSAMNLGVLLRWFPSENSSQNEEKASLIEVHNRTK; this is encoded by the exons ATGGCGAGATTCGCAGTGATTGGATTAACGTTCCTCCTTCTACTTGGTACGTCTTTATCAGCGAGATCTGATGAAGAAACGCGGGAGCGGTTTTACGGCAACCTTGTGAACTCGACGGCTCCGGGTAACGGTGAAGGAAGTATCGCTAAAATGTTCGATCGGGTTCTCGAGAAAGAGTTTTCCGAAAACGATTCCCCTGAAG GATCGGATGGAGCTAGCTTTAACAGCAGTGTTGCTGATCAACAA GCTGAAATAGAGACTGTTGCTAAAGTAACGCATGAGAAGGGTAAAAGGAATGATACACAAGAGAATAA TGGTACGAGACCTTTTCAACTTCAAGATGTCTTTTCCCTGGAAAATGAAGATTCTGATGATATGACTCTTATTGACAAAAAG AATAATGTCTTTGTCATGTCAAACAAGAAATCTAAGTATCCCATACTTCAAGTAGATTTGAG ATTGATATCAGATTTGGTGGTCATTATTGTTTTTGCTGCGATTGGTGGGATCGTCTTCTCTTGTCTTGGACAACCG GTCATTGTTGGATATCTTCTTGCGGGGTCGATCATTGGGCCAGGGGGATTGAAATTCATCAGTGAAATGGTTCAG GTTGAAACCGTAGCAcagtttggtgttgttttccttctttttgcTTTGGGCTTGGAATTCTCAATGACTAAG CTGAAAGTTGTTGGCCCAGTTGCGATCCTTGGAGGGCTTCTTCAGATTGTCTtacttatgtttttgtgtgGTGTAACTGCCTTG TTGTGTGGAGCAAGGTTGTCAGAGGGTATTTTTGTTGGTGCCTTTTTATCTATGTCATCAACTGCAGTG GTAGTAAAGTTTTTGGTAGAACGGAACAGTACAAGTTCTCTTCATGGTCAAGTGACAATAGGGATACTTATCTTTCAG GACTGTGTTGTTGGTTTACTATTCGCCTTGCTTCCAGTTTTGGGTGGTAACAGTGGTTTATTACAAGGGATTATATCAATGGGAAAGCT GCTTCTGATATTGTCCTTATATCTCACTGTGGCATCTTTATTAACCTGGTCATTTGTACCCCGCTTTCTGAAGCTAATGATTCAATTATCATCTCAA ACAAATGAACTTTACCAATTAGCTGCTGTGGCATTCTGCTTACTATCTGCATGG TGCAGTGACAAGCTGGGTCTTAGTCTTGAGTTGGGATCATTTGTGGCTGGTGTTATGTTGTCTACGACCGAATTTGCTCAACATACACTAGAGCAG GTGGAACCAATTCGTAATTTGTTTGCCGCTCTCTTTCTATCCAGTATCGGGATGCTGATCAATGTTCACTTTCTATGGAACCACGTGGATATTCTTCTGGCGTCAGTGATTTTAGTGATAGTTATTAAGACAGCAATTGCAGCAGTAGTTGTTAAGGCTTTTAGGTACAACATGAGGATATCTTTTCAC GTCGGGGTATTACTTGCTCAGATTGGAGAGTTCGCCTTTGTTCTTCTAAGCCGAGCGTCAAACCTACACGTTATCGAG GGGAAAATGTATCTCCTCCTTTTGGGCAC
- the LOC104726430 gene encoding K(+) efflux antiporter 5 isoform X1, protein MARFAVIGLTFLLLLGTSLSARSDEETRERFYGNLVNSTAPGNGEGSIAKMFDRVLEKEFSENDSPEGSDGASFNSSVADQQAEIETVAKVTHEKGKRNDTQENNGTRPFQLQDVFSLENEDSDDMTLIDKKNNVFVMSNKKSKYPILQVDLRLISDLVVIIVFAAIGGIVFSCLGQPVIVGYLLAGSIIGPGGLKFISEMVQVETVAQFGVVFLLFALGLEFSMTKLKVVGPVAILGGLLQIVLLMFLCGVTALLCGARLSEGIFVGAFLSMSSTAVVVKFLVERNSTSSLHGQVTIGILIFQDCVVGLLFALLPVLGGNSGLLQGIISMGKLLLILSLYLTVASLLTWSFVPRFLKLMIQLSSQTNELYQLAAVAFCLLSAWCSDKLGLSLELGSFVAGVMLSTTEFAQHTLEQVEPIRNLFAALFLSSIGMLINVHFLWNHVDILLASVILVIVIKTAIAAVVVKAFRYNMRISFHVGVLLAQIGEFAFVLLSRASNLHVIEGKMYLLLLGTTALSLVTTPLLFKLIPSAMNLGVLLRWFPSENSSQNENLQEKASLIEVHNRTK, encoded by the exons ATGGCGAGATTCGCAGTGATTGGATTAACGTTCCTCCTTCTACTTGGTACGTCTTTATCAGCGAGATCTGATGAAGAAACGCGGGAGCGGTTTTACGGCAACCTTGTGAACTCGACGGCTCCGGGTAACGGTGAAGGAAGTATCGCTAAAATGTTCGATCGGGTTCTCGAGAAAGAGTTTTCCGAAAACGATTCCCCTGAAG GATCGGATGGAGCTAGCTTTAACAGCAGTGTTGCTGATCAACAA GCTGAAATAGAGACTGTTGCTAAAGTAACGCATGAGAAGGGTAAAAGGAATGATACACAAGAGAATAA TGGTACGAGACCTTTTCAACTTCAAGATGTCTTTTCCCTGGAAAATGAAGATTCTGATGATATGACTCTTATTGACAAAAAG AATAATGTCTTTGTCATGTCAAACAAGAAATCTAAGTATCCCATACTTCAAGTAGATTTGAG ATTGATATCAGATTTGGTGGTCATTATTGTTTTTGCTGCGATTGGTGGGATCGTCTTCTCTTGTCTTGGACAACCG GTCATTGTTGGATATCTTCTTGCGGGGTCGATCATTGGGCCAGGGGGATTGAAATTCATCAGTGAAATGGTTCAG GTTGAAACCGTAGCAcagtttggtgttgttttccttctttttgcTTTGGGCTTGGAATTCTCAATGACTAAG CTGAAAGTTGTTGGCCCAGTTGCGATCCTTGGAGGGCTTCTTCAGATTGTCTtacttatgtttttgtgtgGTGTAACTGCCTTG TTGTGTGGAGCAAGGTTGTCAGAGGGTATTTTTGTTGGTGCCTTTTTATCTATGTCATCAACTGCAGTG GTAGTAAAGTTTTTGGTAGAACGGAACAGTACAAGTTCTCTTCATGGTCAAGTGACAATAGGGATACTTATCTTTCAG GACTGTGTTGTTGGTTTACTATTCGCCTTGCTTCCAGTTTTGGGTGGTAACAGTGGTTTATTACAAGGGATTATATCAATGGGAAAGCT GCTTCTGATATTGTCCTTATATCTCACTGTGGCATCTTTATTAACCTGGTCATTTGTACCCCGCTTTCTGAAGCTAATGATTCAATTATCATCTCAA ACAAATGAACTTTACCAATTAGCTGCTGTGGCATTCTGCTTACTATCTGCATGG TGCAGTGACAAGCTGGGTCTTAGTCTTGAGTTGGGATCATTTGTGGCTGGTGTTATGTTGTCTACGACCGAATTTGCTCAACATACACTAGAGCAG GTGGAACCAATTCGTAATTTGTTTGCCGCTCTCTTTCTATCCAGTATCGGGATGCTGATCAATGTTCACTTTCTATGGAACCACGTGGATATTCTTCTGGCGTCAGTGATTTTAGTGATAGTTATTAAGACAGCAATTGCAGCAGTAGTTGTTAAGGCTTTTAGGTACAACATGAGGATATCTTTTCAC GTCGGGGTATTACTTGCTCAGATTGGAGAGTTCGCCTTTGTTCTTCTAAGCCGAGCGTCAAACCTACACGTTATCGAG GGGAAAATGTATCTCCTCCTTTTGGGCAC